One Thalassotalea hakodatensis DNA segment encodes these proteins:
- a CDS encoding lysophospholipid acyltransferase family protein, which yields MIRVDDVVEQNLPKIQQTPWLAKPVKAILKSLLHENKFQDFEQKYPHISGFDFVEQGLSHLGVSYSVRDNERENIPSDGRVVIIANHPIGSIDGLTLIKLVADIRRDVKVVVNNMLMALTPLQSLLLPVNNMGGQTPKQNLQAIQQHLANDSAIIVFPAGEVSRLSPSGVKDGKWHSGFLRFAQQAKSPIVPVYIDAKNSAKFYGLSMMYKPASTLLLVNEMFNKQQGNVAMRIGQQIPYESYQSIAVDIKTKTKLFKQHLYRLKKSRAGIFKTQSAIAPHEDRKALKHAIKACEYLGQTQDGKCIYLHRYQENDPIMREIGVLREQAFRAVGEGSNLRRDIDHFDKHYLHLILWDDDELEIVGAYRFADTNDVISTQGLTGLYSHSLFDFCEEMTPYLAQGLELGRSFVQPKYWGKRSLDYLWFGIGAFINKYPKYRYLFGPVTISNSMPQAAKELMVYFYRLYFGSEQNIATSRSPFTLQQSAIEQLTQQFTGQDYKADFTRLKHLLANMGTAIPTLYKQYSELTERGGVQFLDFGVDAEFADCIDGLVMLDLAKLKTKKRERYLGKKLKQ from the coding sequence ATGATCCGTGTTGATGATGTTGTCGAACAAAACTTACCTAAAATACAACAAACCCCTTGGTTAGCAAAGCCAGTCAAAGCGATTTTAAAAAGCTTATTACACGAAAACAAATTTCAAGATTTTGAACAGAAGTACCCGCATATTTCAGGGTTTGATTTTGTCGAACAAGGATTATCACATTTAGGTGTCAGTTATTCAGTGCGAGATAACGAGCGTGAGAATATTCCAAGTGATGGTCGCGTGGTCATCATTGCCAATCATCCTATTGGTTCTATTGATGGATTAACCTTAATAAAGCTCGTTGCTGATATTCGTCGTGATGTAAAAGTTGTGGTGAATAACATGTTAATGGCGCTTACACCATTACAGTCTTTGTTATTGCCCGTTAATAATATGGGAGGGCAAACGCCAAAACAAAACTTACAAGCCATTCAACAACACTTAGCCAATGACAGCGCGATTATCGTTTTTCCTGCGGGTGAGGTTTCACGTTTAAGCCCAAGTGGCGTGAAAGATGGTAAATGGCATAGTGGCTTCCTACGTTTTGCTCAGCAAGCTAAATCTCCCATCGTACCAGTATATATAGATGCGAAAAATTCAGCGAAGTTTTACGGTTTATCAATGATGTATAAACCAGCATCTACGTTGTTGCTCGTAAACGAAATGTTTAACAAGCAGCAAGGTAACGTTGCGATGCGTATTGGGCAACAAATTCCTTACGAAAGCTATCAATCAATAGCTGTAGACATAAAAACCAAAACCAAGCTGTTTAAACAGCACCTTTATCGCTTAAAGAAAAGTCGAGCAGGTATTTTTAAAACACAATCTGCTATCGCTCCACACGAAGATAGAAAAGCGCTCAAGCATGCAATAAAAGCTTGTGAATACCTCGGTCAAACGCAAGATGGAAAGTGCATTTATCTCCATCGCTACCAAGAGAATGATCCTATTATGCGGGAAATAGGTGTATTACGTGAACAGGCATTCCGTGCAGTGGGTGAAGGGTCTAATCTACGTCGTGATATTGATCATTTTGACAAGCACTATCTGCATTTAATTTTATGGGATGATGACGAATTGGAAATTGTTGGGGCATACCGGTTTGCAGATACAAACGACGTGATATCAACGCAAGGCTTAACGGGATTATATAGCCACTCTTTGTTTGATTTTTGTGAAGAGATGACACCTTACCTTGCACAAGGCTTAGAGCTTGGGCGGAGCTTTGTGCAGCCTAAATACTGGGGAAAACGCAGTTTAGATTATCTTTGGTTTGGTATTGGCGCGTTTATAAATAAATATCCTAAATATCGCTATTTATTTGGTCCAGTCACAATCAGCAATAGTATGCCGCAAGCAGCTAAAGAGCTCATGGTATATTTTTACCGTTTATACTTTGGTAGCGAGCAAAATATCGCAACGTCGCGATCACCTTTTACCCTTCAACAATCCGCTATTGAACAATTAACACAGCAATTTACCGGACAAGATTATAAAGCGGACTTTACACGCTTAAAACACCTATTGGCGAATATGGGTACTGCGATCCCTACATTATACAAACAATATAGTGAACTTACTGAACGTGGTGGTGTGCAATTTCTTGATTTTGGTGTTGATGCTGAATTTGCCGACTGCATTGACGGTTTAGTGATGCTAGATTTAGCTAAGTTAAAAACTAAGAAACGAGAACGCTACCTTGGAAAAAAGCTAAAACAATAA
- a CDS encoding phosphatase PAP2 family protein, translating to MTVLEALYQVDLRVLLWCRKSRYYPQFIAFVRSLSKTGDGYMQGLFPLVYWGYNPDSGQTFLLLACLTFAFERPIYFLLKNILKRRRPPEVVPDFFSLVKAADQFSFPSGHTMAAFALAGLATIHIGSAAFPLYIWATCIGISRVVLGVHFPSDIIAGALLGSLIVIGVVL from the coding sequence ATGACAGTACTTGAAGCGCTATATCAGGTAGATTTACGGGTACTTCTATGGTGCAGGAAATCGCGTTATTACCCGCAATTTATCGCCTTTGTTCGGAGCCTGTCAAAAACAGGTGATGGCTATATGCAAGGCTTATTTCCCTTGGTTTACTGGGGATATAACCCTGATTCCGGACAAACATTTCTTTTACTTGCATGCCTTACTTTTGCTTTTGAACGACCTATATATTTTTTACTAAAAAACATACTTAAAAGACGAAGACCACCAGAGGTGGTGCCTGACTTTTTTTCTCTGGTAAAAGCCGCGGACCAATTTAGTTTTCCGTCTGGACACACTATGGCAGCCTTTGCGTTAGCAGGACTTGCAACTATTCACATTGGCAGTGCTGCTTTTCCACTTTATATTTGGGCTACTTGCATTGGTATATCTCGTGTAGTGCTAGGAGTGCACTTTCCTTCTGATATCATTGCTGGAGCATTACTTGGTAGCCTAATTGTGATAGGAGTTGTGCTTTAA
- the mfd gene encoding transcription-repair coupling factor — protein sequence MTKSNTLFQPTLPNRKGKNADKKAWQNLLGSSATLAIYHAALQTEKPILLLTHDTPSALKFEQELRSINANNQVPLCLFPDWETLPYDTFSPHQDIISQRLATLYQLSRMKQGIVIVPTATFIQRLAPKAYLESNSLLIKKGDRKDLHQMRVELEASGYRCVDQVMEHGEFSARGAILDLYPMGSNKPFRLDFFDDEIEEIRHFDPESQRSKEQIETIDLLPAHEFPTDKDGINTFRRQYREQFSGTIDKESIYHQVSNGILPAGIEYYLPLFFEQTDTLCDYLAPDTIVLMSGDIEKSLANYWHDIEYRYEDRKYDLTRPLLPPEQLFLSETDLYVALKPFDRITIEATANNEASSTRGIVSYDVKPLPNITVNHQSKDPFDLLNGFINEKSSHGKTLFVAESQGRRESVLELLKRNNLTPPLFDTIADFIDSEHPIGITVNALSAGFIFQSKGTAAKNNIALITETELLGDRVRQSRRRKAQQDVHADAIFKNLAELSIGQPVVHIEHGIGRYLGLQTLETGGIKTEFLTLRYANDAKLYVPVASLHLISRYSGADQDHAPLHKLGNDTWSKAKQKAAEKVKDVAAELLDIYAKRAANTGYQFTRNKEDYRAFADSFGFEETLDQEQAINAVISDMLSDKTMDRLVCGDVGFGKTEVAMRAAFVAVNDSKQVAILVPTTLLAQQHYENFKDRFANWPISIEVLSRFKSAKEQSQIIERVESGQVDILIGTHKLLQNSIQYHDLGLLIVDEEHRFGVKQKDKIKKLRANVDILTLTATPIPRTLNMAMGGMRDLSIIATAPAKRLAVKTFVRQRDNSLIRESILREILRGGQVYFLHNNVDTIDKTAADLEALLPEAKVIVAHGQMRERELERIMSDFYHQRYNVLVCTTIIETGIDVPSANTIIMDRADHLGLAQLHQLRGRVGRSHHQAYAYLLTPHEKRMTKDAKKRLDAIASLEDLGAGFTLATHDLEIRGAGELLGEDQSGSMNQVGFSLYMEMLDQAVNALKEGKQPSLDQVLATQTEVDLRVPALLPDDYIFDVSLRLSLYKRIASCKNKAELDDVQIELIDRFGLLPQAAKNLIHIAKLKIKAQNIGIARIDAGPAGGSIEFSENTRVDPMFIISLIQQQPSVFKMDGANKLKFIRETEDTASRFTLISSILADLSKKLN from the coding sequence ATGACTAAATCAAATACGCTTTTTCAACCAACATTACCTAATCGCAAGGGTAAAAATGCCGATAAAAAGGCATGGCAAAACTTATTAGGGTCAAGTGCAACACTTGCTATTTATCATGCGGCCTTACAAACCGAAAAACCCATTTTATTGCTCACGCATGACACGCCTTCGGCACTCAAATTTGAGCAAGAACTACGCAGTATTAATGCAAACAATCAGGTACCTCTTTGTTTATTTCCTGATTGGGAAACACTCCCTTACGATACATTTTCACCACACCAAGATATTATTTCACAACGGTTAGCAACGCTTTATCAGCTTTCGCGAATGAAACAAGGTATTGTCATTGTTCCTACGGCAACCTTTATTCAACGCTTAGCACCAAAAGCTTACCTTGAAAGTAATAGCTTGCTGATCAAAAAAGGTGATCGAAAAGATCTACATCAAATGCGTGTTGAGTTAGAAGCAAGCGGTTATCGATGTGTTGATCAAGTAATGGAGCATGGCGAATTTTCCGCGCGTGGTGCGATTCTCGATTTATACCCGATGGGCAGTAATAAACCCTTTCGCCTTGACTTTTTTGATGATGAAATTGAAGAAATTCGCCATTTTGATCCTGAAAGTCAACGTTCAAAAGAACAAATTGAAACGATTGATTTGCTTCCGGCACATGAGTTTCCTACCGATAAAGACGGGATTAATACGTTTCGTCGACAATACCGAGAACAATTTAGTGGCACGATTGATAAAGAATCTATTTATCACCAAGTAAGTAACGGTATTTTACCCGCGGGGATTGAATATTATTTACCGCTCTTTTTTGAACAAACAGATACCCTTTGTGATTATTTAGCACCCGATACTATCGTGCTCATGTCTGGTGATATAGAGAAATCTTTAGCAAATTATTGGCATGATATCGAATATCGCTATGAAGATAGAAAATACGATTTAACTCGTCCACTGCTGCCGCCAGAGCAGTTATTTCTCTCTGAAACAGATTTATACGTAGCACTAAAACCTTTTGATCGTATCACTATTGAAGCAACAGCAAATAATGAAGCTTCTAGCACGCGAGGTATCGTAAGTTATGATGTTAAACCATTACCTAATATTACCGTCAATCATCAATCAAAAGATCCGTTTGACCTCTTAAATGGTTTTATAAACGAAAAGTCTTCTCATGGTAAAACGCTATTCGTTGCCGAAAGCCAAGGCCGACGAGAAAGTGTATTAGAACTGTTAAAACGTAATAACTTAACACCACCACTTTTTGACACGATTGCTGACTTTATTGACAGTGAACACCCCATCGGAATCACAGTAAACGCCTTAAGTGCTGGCTTTATTTTTCAATCCAAAGGTACAGCGGCTAAAAACAATATTGCGTTAATTACGGAAACTGAACTACTCGGTGACCGAGTCAGACAATCAAGACGTAGAAAAGCCCAACAAGACGTTCATGCTGATGCAATCTTTAAAAACTTGGCAGAGCTCAGCATTGGTCAACCTGTCGTACATATCGAGCATGGCATAGGAAGATACTTAGGTCTGCAAACCTTAGAAACTGGCGGCATAAAAACCGAATTTCTGACTTTACGTTACGCCAACGACGCTAAGTTGTACGTACCGGTTGCCTCGTTACATTTAATTTCTCGGTACTCGGGTGCAGATCAAGATCATGCACCACTACATAAACTCGGTAACGATACCTGGAGTAAAGCTAAACAAAAAGCAGCAGAAAAAGTGAAAGATGTTGCCGCTGAGCTGCTTGATATTTATGCAAAACGGGCGGCAAATACGGGTTATCAATTTACTCGCAACAAAGAAGATTACCGTGCTTTTGCAGATAGTTTTGGTTTTGAAGAAACCTTAGATCAAGAGCAAGCGATTAATGCGGTGATTAGCGACATGTTATCTGATAAAACCATGGATAGATTAGTGTGTGGTGATGTCGGTTTTGGTAAAACAGAAGTCGCGATGCGCGCAGCTTTTGTCGCAGTAAACGACAGTAAGCAAGTGGCTATTTTGGTACCAACCACACTACTTGCTCAACAACATTATGAGAACTTTAAAGATCGTTTCGCCAATTGGCCTATATCGATTGAAGTTTTATCACGTTTTAAATCAGCAAAAGAACAAAGCCAAATTATTGAACGTGTTGAGTCTGGTCAGGTAGATATTCTCATTGGCACTCATAAATTATTGCAAAATAGCATCCAATATCATGACTTAGGTCTACTTATTGTCGATGAAGAGCATCGATTTGGCGTGAAACAAAAAGATAAGATTAAAAAGCTTCGTGCTAATGTAGATATTTTAACACTTACGGCAACACCGATCCCTAGAACATTAAACATGGCGATGGGTGGCATGCGTGATTTATCAATTATAGCTACTGCGCCAGCAAAACGCTTAGCGGTAAAAACCTTTGTAAGACAACGAGACAATTCACTGATCAGGGAATCTATTTTACGTGAAATTCTAAGGGGTGGACAAGTATACTTCTTACATAATAATGTCGATACTATCGACAAAACCGCCGCTGATTTAGAAGCCTTATTGCCCGAAGCAAAAGTCATTGTTGCCCATGGGCAAATGCGTGAACGAGAACTAGAACGTATCATGAGTGACTTTTATCACCAACGTTATAATGTATTAGTTTGTACTACTATTATTGAAACGGGTATCGACGTACCAAGTGCCAATACTATCATTATGGACCGAGCTGACCACTTGGGTTTAGCACAATTACATCAACTTCGTGGCCGTGTGGGTCGTTCACATCATCAAGCTTACGCATACCTACTCACTCCTCATGAAAAGCGTATGACCAAAGATGCTAAAAAGCGTCTTGATGCTATTGCTTCATTGGAAGACCTTGGCGCAGGTTTTACCCTTGCTACACACGATTTAGAAATTCGTGGTGCTGGTGAGTTACTTGGTGAAGACCAGAGTGGTTCAATGAACCAAGTAGGGTTTAGTTTATACATGGAAATGCTTGACCAAGCGGTAAATGCTTTAAAAGAAGGTAAACAGCCATCGCTTGACCAAGTATTAGCAACACAAACTGAAGTTGACTTACGTGTACCAGCCTTATTACCTGATGATTATATTTTTGATGTAAGCTTACGTTTAAGTTTGTATAAGCGTATCGCAAGTTGCAAAAACAAAGCAGAATTAGACGATGTGCAAATTGAATTAATCGATCG
- a CDS encoding GntR family transcriptional regulator, which translates to MTTQWQADKPIYLQLYQQVVGRILDGYIQEGEALPSVRKVAAQYQVNPMTISKAYQMLQDENIVEKQRGKGLYVKAGAQETMLVREREVFLQEQWPEILQQIKRLKLKPESLLTTGDSL; encoded by the coding sequence ATGACAACTCAATGGCAGGCTGATAAGCCTATCTATTTGCAGTTATATCAGCAAGTAGTTGGACGAATTCTTGATGGATATATTCAAGAAGGGGAAGCACTTCCTTCTGTGAGAAAGGTAGCTGCACAGTATCAAGTTAATCCAATGACCATTTCAAAGGCATATCAAATGTTGCAGGATGAAAACATTGTTGAGAAACAACGAGGTAAAGGGCTTTATGTTAAAGCTGGCGCTCAAGAAACCATGCTTGTACGGGAACGTGAAGTGTTTTTACAAGAGCAATGGCCTGAGATATTACAACAAATAAAACGATTAAAACTTAAACCCGAATCATTGTTAACCACGGGGGACTCACTATGA
- a CDS encoding MauE/DoxX family redox-associated membrane protein, producing MSKSAQLFRMATEEHICPFGLKSKDLLEREGYNVADHLLTSREQTDSFKKQHSVDTTPQTFIQNTRIGGYDELRSYFNKAQADQQGTSYTPVIAIFSITLLLSLAFSFSAGFSLISIYTLELFVALTMSALAIQKLQDLFSFTNSFITYDLVGMKVVRYAYAYPFIEAYVGIGMIAGLPAYSVAPFSLLIGGIGAISVIKAVYIDKRELKCACVGGDSNVPLGFISLTENLFMISAGIWMFVK from the coding sequence GTGAGTAAGTCTGCACAACTTTTTAGAATGGCTACCGAAGAGCACATATGTCCATTTGGTTTAAAATCAAAAGATTTATTAGAGCGAGAAGGATATAACGTTGCAGACCATTTATTAACGTCTCGAGAACAAACAGACTCATTTAAAAAGCAACATAGCGTAGACACCACCCCACAAACTTTCATTCAAAATACACGCATAGGGGGATATGATGAATTGCGCAGTTATTTTAATAAAGCACAAGCAGATCAACAGGGTACCAGTTATACACCGGTAATTGCGATTTTTTCCATCACCTTATTATTAAGTTTAGCGTTTAGTTTCTCAGCTGGATTTAGCTTGATATCAATATACACCCTTGAATTATTTGTGGCATTAACCATGTCGGCTTTGGCAATACAAAAACTGCAAGATTTATTTAGTTTTACTAATTCATTTATTACTTATGATCTTGTTGGCATGAAAGTAGTGAGATATGCCTATGCTTATCCCTTTATAGAGGCCTATGTTGGTATTGGAATGATTGCTGGTTTACCCGCTTATAGCGTTGCGCCTTTTTCATTATTGATTGGTGGTATTGGTGCAATTTCAGTTATAAAAGCAGTGTATATTGATAAACGTGAGTTAAAATGCGCATGTGTCGGTGGAGATAGTAACGTACCACTAGGTTTTATTTCTCTCACTGAAAACCTATTTATGATCAGTGCTGGTATCTGGATGTTTGTTAAATAA
- a CDS encoding MJ1255/VC2487 family glycosyltransferase has product MKILYGIQATGNGHISRSRVMAKYFNERNIDVTYLLSGREKEKLFDMEVFGDFLYRRGLTFVTHQGKIDHWRTIKTNNIIEFVNDIRTLDVKQYDLVITDFEPITAWAAKLSGVKSLAIGHQYAFGENTPITGGNVLASGILKYFAPAKQSIGLHWARYNNNVLPPIIDVRLTRSAQKGPVLVYLPFEDQQTVLKMLNSVTAYQFVQYSQELTDSEQANVQTRTTSYQGFKEDLKRASAVICNSGFELNSECIHLGIPILTKPIAGQMEQESNALALEQLGYGKAVSALSSTVVEQWLVNLPPQTRTTFPDVAQLIVNWLSQDNANHTIDDFTAQVWKQH; this is encoded by the coding sequence ATGAAAATCCTTTACGGTATTCAAGCGACAGGCAATGGCCATATTTCACGGTCTCGTGTGATGGCTAAGTACTTTAACGAACGTAATATAGATGTGACGTATTTATTATCAGGGCGTGAGAAAGAAAAACTATTTGATATGGAAGTGTTTGGTGACTTTCTTTATCGGAGGGGCCTGACATTCGTTACCCATCAAGGAAAAATAGATCATTGGCGAACGATAAAAACCAATAATATTATTGAATTTGTCAATGATATTCGCACACTTGATGTAAAGCAGTACGATTTAGTGATCACTGATTTTGAACCTATCACCGCCTGGGCTGCTAAATTATCTGGTGTAAAATCATTAGCGATTGGCCATCAATATGCCTTTGGTGAAAACACTCCGATTACGGGTGGCAATGTATTAGCAAGTGGTATTTTAAAGTACTTTGCACCAGCAAAACAGTCGATAGGGCTACATTGGGCTCGTTACAATAATAACGTATTGCCGCCTATTATTGATGTTAGGTTAACACGTTCGGCACAAAAAGGGCCGGTATTAGTGTATTTACCGTTTGAAGATCAACAAACGGTTCTGAAAATGTTAAACAGCGTTACAGCGTACCAGTTCGTTCAATACTCTCAAGAGTTAACAGATAGTGAACAAGCAAATGTGCAAACGCGAACAACGAGTTATCAAGGGTTCAAAGAAGATTTAAAGCGTGCAAGTGCAGTCATTTGTAATAGCGGCTTTGAATTAAATAGCGAATGTATTCATTTAGGCATTCCTATTCTTACTAAACCCATCGCTGGACAAATGGAGCAAGAATCGAATGCGCTGGCATTAGAACAGCTTGGTTATGGTAAAGCGGTTAGTGCGCTTTCGAGTACAGTCGTTGAACAATGGTTAGTGAATTTACCACCACAAACACGAACTACCTTTCCAGATGTTGCTCAATTAATTGTCAATTGGTTATCGCAAGACAATGCGAACCACACTATTGATGACTTTACTGCTCAAGTATGGAAGCAGCATTAA
- a CDS encoding 2-hydroxyacid dehydrogenase has translation MSKLIPLVSQLSLSEQQTWCEALNKSLQHHQVDARVCLPNELSNRQNALVEFAIVANPEPALLANYPNIIWVHSLWAGVERLVDDLKHKPIQLVRLVDPCLALTMAQACVAWSYFVLRDMLRYSQQQQTKNWQQHPVTLTQECNIAVLGLGELGQAACAALTQNGFNVRGWSRSKKSIKGIACFAGDEGLTQTISHADIVICLLPLTDETRQLFDKSRLMQLKKGATLINFARGAIIHEQALLEVLDQEHLSQAILDVFNQEPLPQQHAFWSHNKVTVLPHISAPTSQNTACDVVVNNIVNYYNTGQLPRTVSYQKGY, from the coding sequence ATGAGTAAGCTTATTCCGTTAGTCAGTCAGCTATCGCTATCTGAACAACAAACGTGGTGTGAAGCGCTAAATAAATCTTTACAACATCATCAGGTAGATGCGCGAGTTTGCTTACCAAATGAGTTAAGCAACCGTCAAAACGCACTGGTAGAGTTTGCGATAGTAGCTAATCCTGAACCAGCATTGTTGGCTAACTATCCTAATATTATTTGGGTACATAGTTTGTGGGCCGGTGTAGAAAGGCTTGTTGATGATTTAAAACACAAACCTATCCAGTTAGTGAGACTTGTTGACCCGTGCTTAGCATTAACGATGGCGCAAGCTTGTGTTGCTTGGAGTTATTTTGTACTACGTGATATGTTGCGTTACTCGCAACAGCAACAAACAAAAAACTGGCAACAACACCCTGTAACACTTACACAAGAATGCAATATAGCAGTGCTCGGTTTGGGGGAATTAGGCCAAGCTGCGTGTGCGGCATTAACACAAAATGGTTTTAATGTTCGTGGTTGGAGTCGCAGTAAAAAATCAATAAAAGGTATTGCATGTTTTGCGGGAGATGAAGGCTTAACTCAAACAATAAGTCATGCTGATATTGTTATTTGTTTGTTACCTTTAACCGATGAAACGCGTCAATTATTTGATAAAAGTCGATTGATGCAATTAAAAAAAGGCGCAACCTTGATTAACTTTGCTCGCGGCGCCATTATTCATGAACAGGCTTTACTTGAAGTGCTTGATCAAGAACATTTATCTCAGGCAATATTAGATGTTTTTAATCAAGAACCTTTACCACAGCAACATGCTTTTTGGTCACATAATAAAGTCACAGTGTTACCGCATATTTCAGCACCAACAAGCCAGAATACTGCCTGTGATGTTGTGGTGAACAATATTGTTAATTACTACAATACCGGGCAATTACCACGAACGGTAAGTTACCAAAAAGGATATTAA
- a CDS encoding acyl-CoA thioesterase, with protein sequence MRFLSRRLVMPSDLNYGLSLFGGRALQWIDEEAAIYAICQLETNFLVTKHIGEITFEAPAMQGDVVEFGLETKSVGRTSITVSCLVRNKVTKKTICMADDIVFVKVDPETGAPIAHGKSLQELEQQTIDEIRTLNINMDK encoded by the coding sequence ATGCGATTTTTATCTCGACGATTAGTGATGCCAAGCGATTTAAATTATGGACTGTCATTATTTGGCGGTCGCGCACTGCAGTGGATTGACGAAGAAGCTGCAATTTATGCAATTTGTCAACTTGAAACTAACTTCTTAGTAACTAAACATATTGGTGAAATAACCTTTGAAGCACCCGCTATGCAAGGAGATGTAGTTGAGTTCGGACTGGAAACAAAAAGTGTTGGCCGTACATCAATTACTGTTAGCTGTTTAGTAAGAAATAAGGTCACTAAAAAAACGATTTGTATGGCTGACGATATCGTTTTTGTGAAAGTGGACCCTGAAACCGGTGCACCGATTGCACATGGCAAGTCTTTGCAAGAACTTGAGCAACAGACAATTGATGAGATACGTACACTTAATATTAATATGGATAAATAA
- a CDS encoding ABC transporter ATP-binding protein, whose protein sequence is MSAVVSLKQVSKCYKNTKVVDNVDLTVEKGQILGLVGPNGAGKTTCLQAMLGLISYQGEIDILGFEPRKNRAKMLENVAYIADVAVLPKWLTAAQAIKYMAGVHPRFNADKARTFLSKTNINESSKVGTLSKGMITQLHLALILALDVSVLILDEPTLGLDILTRRQFYSHLLEDFYSEEKAIVVTTHQIEEIEHILTDVAFIQDGNIIIAESVEQIKDRFKLVAVSDECQELASSMLPLCTNRLMGITTMLFDQHSREQLEAVGKVSSPSLADIFVGVMAKEVY, encoded by the coding sequence ATGAGTGCGGTAGTGTCACTAAAACAAGTATCAAAGTGTTATAAAAATACGAAAGTTGTTGATAATGTAGATTTAACTGTTGAAAAAGGACAGATCCTCGGTTTAGTTGGGCCTAATGGAGCAGGTAAAACTACCTGCTTACAGGCAATGTTGGGGCTAATTTCTTACCAAGGAGAAATTGACATTCTCGGTTTCGAACCCAGAAAGAACCGCGCGAAAATGCTAGAAAACGTCGCTTATATTGCTGATGTAGCAGTGCTGCCAAAATGGTTAACTGCAGCACAAGCGATTAAATATATGGCGGGGGTTCATCCAAGGTTTAATGCAGATAAAGCGCGTACTTTTTTATCTAAAACAAATATTAATGAGTCAAGCAAAGTAGGTACATTGTCTAAAGGCATGATAACGCAACTACATTTGGCATTGATTTTAGCGTTAGATGTATCGGTGCTTATCTTAGATGAGCCAACTCTCGGTCTAGACATTTTAACGAGACGTCAATTTTATAGTCACTTACTCGAAGACTTTTACTCCGAAGAGAAAGCGATTGTCGTGACAACACACCAAATAGAAGAAATTGAGCACATTTTAACGGATGTTGCTTTTATTCAAGATGGCAACATTATTATTGCAGAAAGTGTTGAACAGATTAAAGACAGGTTTAAGCTTGTTGCTGTTTCTGATGAATGCCAAGAGCTGGCATCTTCTATGTTGCCGTTATGTACGAATCGTTTAATGGGGATCACAACCATGTTATTTGATCAGCACTCACGGGAACAGCTGGAAGCAGTTGGAAAAGTATCATCGCCAAGCTTAGCGGATATTTTTGTAGGCGTAATGGCCAAGGAGGTGTACTAA
- a CDS encoding YehS family protein has product MTNNDVLRRIRFTFQFKDQQMVNIFALASRQVTTQQVIAWLKPDEDKETMPISDSELASFLNGFIVEKRGRSEKAVPAPEKQLTKNLILKKLKIALNLTSDDIIALLAKMDVTIGSAELTAFFRKPEHKNYRHCKSQFLRNFLMALQLTHRPEGADKKTQQKPAEYRKKPIEKIENNVAKPAKAKKRYDNPNASPYAAFDEQSKRNVLSLKEKK; this is encoded by the coding sequence TTGACCAATAATGATGTCCTTCGTCGAATACGTTTTACCTTTCAATTTAAAGATCAACAGATGGTAAATATTTTTGCCTTGGCAAGTAGGCAAGTAACAACGCAACAAGTGATCGCTTGGTTAAAACCTGATGAAGACAAAGAAACGATGCCTATATCAGACAGTGAATTGGCAAGTTTTCTCAATGGTTTTATTGTTGAAAAGCGCGGTAGAAGTGAAAAGGCAGTACCAGCGCCTGAAAAGCAACTCACAAAAAACTTAATCTTAAAAAAACTTAAAATAGCGTTGAATTTGACCAGCGACGATATTATTGCTTTGTTGGCTAAAATGGATGTGACTATTGGCAGTGCAGAATTAACGGCTTTCTTTAGAAAGCCAGAGCATAAAAATTACCGCCACTGTAAATCGCAATTTTTACGTAATTTTTTAATGGCGCTTCAGTTAACACATCGCCCAGAAGGGGCCGATAAAAAAACGCAACAAAAACCTGCCGAATACCGTAAAAAGCCCATTGAAAAAATAGAAAACAACGTTGCTAAGCCAGCAAAGGCGAAAAAGCGCTACGATAACCCCAATGCCAGCCCCTATGCTGCCTTTGATGAACAGTCAAAACGTAATGTATTGTCATTAAAAGAAAAGAAATAG